The segment GAAGTAACCGAGCAAATTCAAGTACCCGCCGAAAACAAATTCGACGGATTCGAAGGTTACAAAAACGTCGTGGATATGTGTGATGTGGTCTTGCTGGCGACTCCTCCTCACTTCCGCCCCGAACACATTAAATACGCGGTCGAAAAAGACAAACACATCTTCGCCGAAAAACCGGTCGCCGTAGATGCCCCCGGTTGTCGCTCGGTGATGGAGTCCTGCCGAATCGCAAAAGAAAAAGGATTGGCCGTTGTCTCCGGACTTTGCTGGCGATACCACGAAGGGATGCGTGAAACCTTTAAACGTATTCATGATGGCATGATCGGTGACATCGTCTCGATGCGAGCCAGCTACAACACTCGCGGCCTCTGGAGCCATGAACGTCAGCCTGAATGGAGCGACATGGAGTACCAGGTGCGCAACTGGCTGTACTACAACTGGCTCGCCGGAGACCATATCAACGAGCAACATATCCACAGCATCGATAAAATGGCGTGGGCCATGCAGGACATCGCTCCCCTCTCTGCAACGGGTACCGGCGGACGCCAGACCCGCACGCAAGAGATTTACGGGAACGTCTACGATCACTTTGCGATCGAGTTCGTTTACGACAATGACGTCCGTGGCTACAGTCGTTGCCGCCAACAGGATGGATGTCATGTCGACGTCGATGATCAAATCGTCGGCACCAAAGGAAAAGTCGACACGATGCGTCACGAGATCAAAGATCACACCGGCAAACGCCTGTGGCGATTTAAAGGCAAATCAGGCAACATGTACGATGTGGAACATGAAGAACTGTTCGCCTCGATCCGTTCCGGCAATCCCATCAACAACGGTGAGTACATGACCAAAAGTACGATGATGGCCATTCTTGGCCGGATGTCGGCCTACACCGGTCAGGAAATCACCTGGGATCAGGGGTGGAATTCCGAAGAAGACCTGACCCCACCCGCCTACGATTGGACTTCACTGGCAGTGGCTCCGGTCCCCATGCCGGGGGTCACCCCTTTCGTGTAGTCACAAGGCCTGTATTTTCGGGCAAAACCTAATTAATGTATGTTTCAAAACCGGCCTTCCTGTTTCAAGGAAGGCCGGTTTTTTTGTTTCTCCCAGTAATTCTCAAGGGCAACGTGCTAAACCAGGCAACTTAGACCGAGTACAAAGCAGTTCGGCAGCAACTTTTTTGCACAAAATCTTGATAATGTTCGTATTGACCTAAAGTTGCGGAAATTCAATAATCCCGCGCGTGATCAGTTCCGACTGGTCCGCTCGACGGCAATTTGCGGGATAAAGTCTTCCAAGATTCAAAAACCCGCCGATCTGCCGTCACCAGGATACAAGGATGTATCTCATCACGTTTGGGAATTAATTTCCCGCCCTGCGGCAGAATATCTTCATCGATCACCTGCAGTGGGACAGTCACAAGGCAACTGTTTTAAGCGTGATGCACTCGACTTAAGCCTAATAGCTCGATACGGCCAGGGAATGGCTCCTCGGAGAACACCATGACAGAAACGTCAGTGGACGCGAATTCTTCCGCTACTTTGAAACAGAAACTCTGGTCTCAGTTTTTCAATAGCTCTTCCACCAAACAGGTCGCGTTACGACTTGCGGTGGACGTGGTTCTGGCGAATACCGCCCTGTTGTGTGCGGCGATTATCTCGCTGACGGCCACGGGAAAAATTTCACTATCCAGTCCCATCGGATATATTCTGGACCGATTAAACAGCGAACTGCTTGCCAGCGCAGGTTGGTTCTCGTTCTCGGCTGTGGCCGTGTTCGCCGTCTGTGGTTTATACAAACCCGTTCCCAGTACTAAAGTCTGGAAACGTCTCTCCACTGTCGCCAGTGCCTGCCTCGTCGGATTCATCCTGAGTGCGGTGGTCGGCAGCATGGTCTTGGAAAGCACCGCGAAGGTTGTGGGTGCCATCGGCATCGCCTGGGCATTTCTCTATTCATTCGTCACAGCCAGCCGGTTTTCCCGGATGTACGTGGCTCAACGATATCGGGTGGAACCTCGCCGGTCTCACGTCAAAGAAAAAGTCGAAGACGTCCTCGTCGTCGGCGGAGCTGGATACATTGGTTGCATCGCCACTCGCCAACTTCTGGAAGCAGGCTACCGGGTTCGAGTGCTGGACATGCAACTCTTCGGCATTAACGCTCTCAGCGACGTTCTAAACCATCCACGACTCGAAGTGATGCAGGGAGACTTCCGAAATGTGGAAGATGTCGTCCGTAGTCTGAAAGGAATGGACGCCGTCGTTCACCTGGCTGCCATCGTGGGCGACCCTGCCTGCTCTTACGATTCCGAAACCACCATCGCCGTCAACTACGCCGCCGCGAAAATGATTGCCCAGCTTTCACGGGCCAATGGAATTTCTCGATTCATCTTCGCTTCAACCTGTAGTGTATACGGGGCGAGTGACGATATCCGCGACGAGCTCTCAGACCTCAATCCGGTTTCACTTTACGCTACCACCAAAATCGATGCCGAAAAGGTCCTGCTGGAAGCGGCGGACGGCGTATTCCAACCCACAATTCTGCGATTCGCAACTGCTTATGGTTGGTCTAACCGACCTCGCTTTGACCTGGTCGCCAACCTGCTACCAGCTCAAGCCGTTACCGAGAAAAAATACCGTGTCTTCAATGGGGAACAATGGCGTCCCTTCGTTCATACCGTCGACCTGGCTCGTTCCATCGTGATGTCGCTGCAAGCTCCATTGAGCAAAGTCGGTAGCGAAATCTTTAACGTAGGTGACGAAACTCAGAACTACACACTGACCCAACTGGGCCAGATCGTCAAAGAGTTGGCCCCAGACGCCGAGTTCGAAGAAATTCGAAACGACGACGACCCCCGGAACTACCGTGTCAATTTCGACAAAATCAAGAACCGCCTCGGTTACCGGGCCTCGGTCAAACTGGAAGACGGAATTCAGGAAATCGTGGATGCTGTTCGCAACGGACAAGTCAGCAACTGGGCTGATCCGATTTACAGTAACCGGCAACACCTGGAAGATCTCGGCTTGAATATTCTCAAATACGAACCTGCCGTGAACGAACACGAGATGCAAATGACCCAGAGATTCCTCAACAAAGTGGCTTAACGGTCCCGGAGAGAATTTCTGTTTCCTGGTTGAAAAGGGTAATAACCCTGCACCGGACTTCGTTATAATAAAAACAGCCTGTCACCTTCTCCCGGATCGTAGCAGGTTCCAAGTGGCTCAATCCAAGAACTCGAATCATGACTAAATATCTTGTAACTGGCGCAGCTGGATTTATCGGTTCTCACGTCTCGATGCAACTACTCGCTCGGGGCGAAGAAGTTGTTGGTCTGGACAATCTGAATGACTACTACGACGTTCAGCTGAAAAAGAATCGGCTCGCTCGATTCTCCGATAGTCCGAACTTCACTTTGGTCGGTCTCGATCTCGAAGACCGCGAAGGTGTGGCACGTCTGTTCGAAGAAAATCAATTCGATGTCGTGATTAATCTGGCTGCTCAAGCCGGTGTGCGGTATTCACTTGAGAATCCACATGCGTACGTCGACAGTAACATCGTCGGCTTTGTGAACATTCTGGAAGGTTGCCGCCACAACGGAATTAAACATCTGGTTTATGCCTCTTCGAGTTCCGTCTACGGGGCAAATACATCAATGCCGTTCTCGGTCCACGATAACGTCGACCACCCCCTGAGCTTGTATGCCGCCAGTAAAAAAGCGAATGAACTGATGGCCCATACTTACAGCCATCTCTACGATTTGCCGACAACCGGCCTTCGTTTTTTCACGGTCTACGGTCCGTGGGGACGTCCCGATATGGCACTCTTCCTGTTTACAAAAGCGATATTGGAAGGGCGGCCGATCGACGTCTTCAACGAAGGCAAAATGCAGCGGGACTTCACTTATATTGACGACATCGTCGAAGGAGTGATTCGCGTCGCCGATAATACGGCAGCAGAAAACAGAGACTGGAGCAGTTTCCGACCCGACCCAGGAACCAGCCGCGCTCCCTTCAAAATCTACAACATCGGAAACAATCAGCCAGTCAAGCTGATGTACATGATTGAGACACTCGAAAAATGTCTCGGTCAACGAGCTGTCAAGAATATGTTGCCGATGCAACCGGGCGATGTCCCTGCGACTTATGCCGACGTCGAAGACTTGATTGATGATGTCGGCTTCAAACCAGCGACTTCCATCGAGACGGGCGTCTCCAACTTTGTACAGTGGTACAAAGAATACTTCGACGTCCGCGACATTCCGTCCCGCGCGACCGCCTAATTCGCCTGAAGGCACCAGTGGTCGATCAGTTTGCTGAACATCGCATGTCCTAACTCAAGTTGCTCCAGAGTAATCCACTCGTCGTGAGTATGGGCTTTCATGATGTCCCCAGGGCCGAAGACCACTTTTTCGGTCAATTCGTGGAACGCCGCCCCGTCGGTTCCGTAAGAAACCGTATGCGATTCTGACTTCCCGGCGAGTTTGAGCATTTGCTGAATGAAGTCTGATTGCGGTTCCACATAAAACGAGGAGTTGATCGCATCAGCGTGAAATTCCAAATCGTGGACTTCCGCCAACTGCCGCACCCGTTCGATTAATTCCATTCCGTCCATTCCCGGCATTGGTCGGAAATAGACAGTGCAAATACTCTGCGGCGGCGTGATATTGCACGCGAGTGTCTTATCGTTGATGCCGATGTTCCAACTGATCGTCGGCGGTGAGAACTCGTCATTCTGCCAGCGAGGGTCTTCCAAGGTCTCGTCGTGAATGCATTTCATTTCCGACAGGAATGGAATCATTTTTAAGTTCGCATTCACTCCTTTGTTGGTACTGGAGTGAGCCGCGACACCTCGGGAGATCGCGCGGAATCCGAAGGTGCCTTTATGAGCGTGGATCACTTCCAGCATTGTCGGTTCACCGATGATCCCCTTCGTTCCATGCTCGACCATTTCGCGGTAGAGATGTGATTGGGCAGCCACGTTCTTCGCGCCGATGTATCCAACTTCTTCATCGGCAGTGCAGGTGATGTATACCGGTTGCTTTAATTCGGCTGCTTCCACAGTCGCCGCCGCGCTCAACATGCAGGCCAGCGAGCCTTTCATATCACAGCTACCGCGACCGTATAGTTTGCCATCCAGAATGGTCGGCTCAAATGGACCGGGGAAGTCGACATACCAGGGATCCGCCGGCACGACATCGTTGTGGGCAAAGAAACCCAGACCCCCAAAACCCTCTCCCTTTTTCGCCACCACACATGACTTGGGAACACCGAATAGGTCATCGTAGTTAATTCGCTCGGTCACAAAACCGATCTGCTCTAACTGCTCTGAAACGAAATCAGTGACGGCGACATTGGATGAGCGACTCGTCGACTCAAAGGTGATCAGTTTCTGGGTCAGTTCAAGCGAGTCCATGAGGGAATACCACTCTATAAGCGATCCTGAATTTCTCTGATGGGTCTTGCTGAATCTTATTATGTAGATTCGAGAACAACCATTACCAGGATTCAGGAGAGGATTTGAAATTTCGCAATTTGTCAGTGAAACTGTCTGGTCTGCAACGATGGTGCAAAACCAGTGAATTCATTCGGTTTTTATCTTAACCATTCTCAGCCCGAACAGAAACAGCCCCACTCATTTCTGATCGACGGCAAAACTGACATCCGTCAGACCTTGTTCCGCACAGGCGTGCATCAAGGGTTCGATCAAGCGGAAGGGGACGTCCTTATCGGTTCGAAAACGAACAGCGGTTTCCGGTTCGGTTCGGCTGATAACCTGCAGAATTTCTGCACGCGGAACAATGCGACCTCCCAGAGAATAGTCTTCATCAACGGAGACGGTGATGATTAGTCGGTTCGGGTGAGCACGTTCCTCTTTCTGTGCAAGGACCGCCTCGGGAAGCGATACTTCTCGGGAGGTATCGTGCTGAACAAGCTGACTGGTGACCAGAAAAAAGATCACCAGCAGAAAGACAATGTCGATCAACGGGGTGACATTGAATTCAAAACCACCTTCTCTTGGACGGACTGGTATCCGCATACCTATTCCTCACCTTGAGAGGAGGGAGTGCGTGCTGCAGACTGTCGCTGTTTCAACTGAGCCCGCCGCCAGGTACTGAAGACATGCTCCGACATGAGGGAGGTCTCGGCAACCAGCTCATCAATTCGGTTCCGAAAAATAGCGAACGAGGCCAATGCCGGTACGGCCACCCCCAGACCCAGCAAGGTCGTCACCAGAGCACGATAAATCCCTGGAGCCAATTCCGATGGCAGTGGGTTTTCCTGAACCGTAAACTCAAGAAACGCCAGAATCATCCCCCAGACCGTTCCCAGAAGTCCAAGCATCGGCGCGATTGAACTGATCAGTGAGAGGTATTCGATCTTGCGATAAAGTCGCGATGCCTGTTGGACACTGGCATCTTCCATCGATTTTTCTATGACGGTGTAACCTAAACCGACTTCATTTAAACCGGCCAAAAGCAAACTCGCCAGGAAACTCGGTTCTTCTCGACAAGCTTGTTTGGCAGGTTCTAACTGGCCAGTTGTGAGATGTTGATGGACCTGCTCTGCCAATCCCATGGGCATTAAGGTCTTCCGACGAATGGTCAAAGCGTGCTCAACAATAAGGGCAATCATCGCGATGCTCAGTAGCATGATGACGAAACCGATCGTTCCGCCCGCCTGCACCAGTTCCTCCAATGACAATTGTGGGGCAACCCGCTCGACAGGTTCTTCCTGAGCCAATAAAGAGGAGGGGAACAGTCCCATAGCGAGGAACATCATCAGGAACGTGTAGCTGAATTTCCAGTTCATATTTAGCTTCCAGAGGACCGCTTCCATTCAGCAGTCTGGTCGTATTCGTATTTAAATACCGCAAGCAGATAATGTGTTTGAGATCTAATCAATCTGAATTCGTTCCCGGGCAGTCTTTCCGGCGGGGCTTTCAGGATACTCTTCTGCCAATTCTCTGTAAACAATCAGCGCCTGTCGAGAGAGCCCCAATCGAACTAAAGCTTCCGCCGCAAGCAATTGAGCGTCGCTGGAAAGTAGATGATCGACCGCCTGATTCGCCTTCGGCCATAACCAGCGGACAGCCGCGTGATCGAACTCCAATTGTTTCGCGTAAGCGGTTGCCAATAAGTAGTAAGGCCCCGCACGGTCCAGATCCTGGAGCGACTCAATTCGTGATTCCCACCGTTGCAGTTCGATCTCGGAGAACCGCCCTTCGGCAACGTATTGCCGCCAAATCTGCATCTGAGCAGAACTCTGAATACGATTATTCGTGTTTCGACTTAATTGATCCAACCTGCGAGAAACCGTTAAGTCCTCCGAGTCCCGAAAGAGCAACCAACTGGCTCCCAGAAGCTGAGCGACCGGGGCGTTATCCACCAACCAGCGACGGGCGGTTGTTTCCGGCACTTCGCCCGTGAATGCAATCGGGCCAGACTCGGAACCTTCTTCCGGAATTCGCCAGTTCAACGGAATCAAATGAAAATATCGCGTATCCTCATCACTGGCACTTAAAGCGATGAATCGGTTTCCCGCTTTTTCGTAATCATAAGAGGCGAGCGCCAGTTTAATCTGTAATGCCAGTAACTCCCGACGCACCCATCCCCGAGGTTCGATCTTGAGGGCTGTTTCCAAGCTACGTTCTGCCTCAGTATATTTTTTCTGTTCATATAGCTCGACACCCCGCTGATGTTCGGGGCTTTGCTGATAACGCGTTTGCAGAATGTCCTCCGCCGAGAAGTATTGAACCCGCTGGTTCGGCCCGGTGCGAAACTGCAATTCCTCCCCGTTGAAATCGACAATTTCTCCGTTGAGTTGCGTCGTTAATCCGGTGTTGGGTTTGCGAATTTCAATCTGATCCGTGAGGGGTGCCTGGCCTTTTTGTGCCAGCCCCGGTGTCACTATCAGCAGACTCACTAAGAGGACAGCAACCAGCAGACGCAAAATAATAGAGATGTCTTGGCGATGCATAATTGACGATCTTGAGATGTCGTGTATCGTTGGTGAAGTAACCAGAAGGGAATCCGTTTTTAAAAACGGGTGATATCAAAGTATCGGTACAGCCCACCAGTATCTGTTGAAAGACGCTGAAGAAAGTTTCGCTCGTGAGTCCCGGTACCGGCGATCTGTGGCCCTTTTCCGAATTCGATACAGTTGATGATCGTTCCTTGACTCATTCGCTGAATGCGGCGTAAATCGACGCGAGAGAGTTTCGTGTCCGCGTCGGTAAGAAAATAGATCACATCCGGATGCAGACTAATCGCAAGATCAAGTGCCTTCAGATGGTCAGTCCCTCGATCGGCACGAGTCTGATCAATGAAATTGCGGGCCTTATTCAAATTGAGTTCGGAGACCGGCAGCATCTTGATCCCTTTGACTGCATCCTCCTCGGAGCCGAGGGCGCGGGTCGATTCATGATAAAAGATGACCTGAAACTGATGTATTGAAGAGAGCGAATTCAAACTTCGTTTCAATTCCGACTTCGCCACCGCCAGCGGTTTGACTTTGGATTCCAGGAACGTCCCACTCATGCTGGAGGAGCGGTCGAGCAGAAAGATCACTTTCTCACCCTGAGTTCGTATACCCAGAAAGGCGCTTTCTCCAATTCCCAACGGAGCGGTTGTCTGGGGAGGAAGGTCGCCGGACGCTTCCTGCGAAAGTGAGTCGCCACTTAAAAGGGCTTCTCTACTCAGTCCCGTATCTACAGAAGTTGGAAGTCCTGAGCCCAGAATTGGTTCTGGCTCGTCTAGCGGGGTGACTGTCAACTCTTCCGGTAGGTTGTCGAACGGATTTACTTCCTCCGGGGTTTCTGCAGCTTCTTGCTCATTCGCTTCGGAACTGGTTGCTTCAGATTCATTTTCGTTCGGTCGCTGCTCGAACTCGTCTG is part of the Polystyrenella longa genome and harbors:
- a CDS encoding M20 family metallopeptidase, with protein sequence MDSLELTQKLITFESTSRSSNVAVTDFVSEQLEQIGFVTERINYDDLFGVPKSCVVAKKGEGFGGLGFFAHNDVVPADPWYVDFPGPFEPTILDGKLYGRGSCDMKGSLACMLSAAATVEAAELKQPVYITCTADEEVGYIGAKNVAAQSHLYREMVEHGTKGIIGEPTMLEVIHAHKGTFGFRAISRGVAAHSSTNKGVNANLKMIPFLSEMKCIHDETLEDPRWQNDEFSPPTISWNIGINDKTLACNITPPQSICTVYFRPMPGMDGMELIERVRQLAEVHDLEFHADAINSSFYVEPQSDFIQQMLKLAGKSESHTVSYGTDGAAFHELTEKVVFGPGDIMKAHTHDEWITLEQLELGHAMFSKLIDHWCLQAN
- a CDS encoding Gfo/Idh/MocA family protein — protein: MPGPEKTKSGENRRNFLKTTTAAAVGSSLLTLPGLQSAVYADSSDILKVGLVGCGGRGTGAARQALKADAGARLVAMADTFSDRIESSLTNLGTFKEVTEQIQVPAENKFDGFEGYKNVVDMCDVVLLATPPHFRPEHIKYAVEKDKHIFAEKPVAVDAPGCRSVMESCRIAKEKGLAVVSGLCWRYHEGMRETFKRIHDGMIGDIVSMRASYNTRGLWSHERQPEWSDMEYQVRNWLYYNWLAGDHINEQHIHSIDKMAWAMQDIAPLSATGTGGRQTRTQEIYGNVYDHFAIEFVYDNDVRGYSRCRQQDGCHVDVDDQIVGTKGKVDTMRHEIKDHTGKRLWRFKGKSGNMYDVEHEELFASIRSGNPINNGEYMTKSTMMAILGRMSAYTGQEITWDQGWNSEEDLTPPAYDWTSLAVAPVPMPGVTPFV
- a CDS encoding NAD-dependent epimerase/dehydratase family protein — translated: MTETSVDANSSATLKQKLWSQFFNSSSTKQVALRLAVDVVLANTALLCAAIISLTATGKISLSSPIGYILDRLNSELLASAGWFSFSAVAVFAVCGLYKPVPSTKVWKRLSTVASACLVGFILSAVVGSMVLESTAKVVGAIGIAWAFLYSFVTASRFSRMYVAQRYRVEPRRSHVKEKVEDVLVVGGAGYIGCIATRQLLEAGYRVRVLDMQLFGINALSDVLNHPRLEVMQGDFRNVEDVVRSLKGMDAVVHLAAIVGDPACSYDSETTIAVNYAAAKMIAQLSRANGISRFIFASTCSVYGASDDIRDELSDLNPVSLYATTKIDAEKVLLEAADGVFQPTILRFATAYGWSNRPRFDLVANLLPAQAVTEKKYRVFNGEQWRPFVHTVDLARSIVMSLQAPLSKVGSEIFNVGDETQNYTLTQLGQIVKELAPDAEFEEIRNDDDPRNYRVNFDKIKNRLGYRASVKLEDGIQEIVDAVRNGQVSNWADPIYSNRQHLEDLGLNILKYEPAVNEHEMQMTQRFLNKVA
- a CDS encoding vWA domain-containing protein, yielding MATSPFEKSESHGRTLLQSWTSSILLHGLVLAMLLYWFGAPESGLGNRNGSLANFNKVGLEIKSAQTDEFEQRPNENESEATSSEANEQEAAETPEEVNPFDNLPEELTVTPLDEPEPILGSGLPTSVDTGLSREALLSGDSLSQEASGDLPPQTTAPLGIGESAFLGIRTQGEKVIFLLDRSSSMSGTFLESKVKPLAVAKSELKRSLNSLSSIHQFQVIFYHESTRALGSEEDAVKGIKMLPVSELNLNKARNFIDQTRADRGTDHLKALDLAISLHPDVIYFLTDADTKLSRVDLRRIQRMSQGTIINCIEFGKGPQIAGTGTHERNFLQRLSTDTGGLYRYFDITRF
- a CDS encoding ExbD/TolR family protein, with translation MRIPVRPREGGFEFNVTPLIDIVFLLVIFFLVTSQLVQHDTSREVSLPEAVLAQKEERAHPNRLIITVSVDEDYSLGGRIVPRAEILQVISRTEPETAVRFRTDKDVPFRLIEPLMHACAEQGLTDVSFAVDQK
- a CDS encoding tetratricopeptide repeat protein, which produces MHRQDISIILRLLVAVLLVSLLIVTPGLAQKGQAPLTDQIEIRKPNTGLTTQLNGEIVDFNGEELQFRTGPNQRVQYFSAEDILQTRYQQSPEHQRGVELYEQKKYTEAERSLETALKIEPRGWVRRELLALQIKLALASYDYEKAGNRFIALSASDEDTRYFHLIPLNWRIPEEGSESGPIAFTGEVPETTARRWLVDNAPVAQLLGASWLLFRDSEDLTVSRRLDQLSRNTNNRIQSSAQMQIWRQYVAEGRFSEIELQRWESRIESLQDLDRAGPYYLLATAYAKQLEFDHAAVRWLWPKANQAVDHLLSSDAQLLAAEALVRLGLSRQALIVYRELAEEYPESPAGKTARERIQID
- a CDS encoding NAD-dependent epimerase, translated to MTKYLVTGAAGFIGSHVSMQLLARGEEVVGLDNLNDYYDVQLKKNRLARFSDSPNFTLVGLDLEDREGVARLFEENQFDVVINLAAQAGVRYSLENPHAYVDSNIVGFVNILEGCRHNGIKHLVYASSSSVYGANTSMPFSVHDNVDHPLSLYAASKKANELMAHTYSHLYDLPTTGLRFFTVYGPWGRPDMALFLFTKAILEGRPIDVFNEGKMQRDFTYIDDIVEGVIRVADNTAAENRDWSSFRPDPGTSRAPFKIYNIGNNQPVKLMYMIETLEKCLGQRAVKNMLPMQPGDVPATYADVEDLIDDVGFKPATSIETGVSNFVQWYKEYFDVRDIPSRATA
- a CDS encoding MotA/TolQ/ExbB proton channel family protein, whose product is MNWKFSYTFLMMFLAMGLFPSSLLAQEEPVERVAPQLSLEELVQAGGTIGFVIMLLSIAMIALIVEHALTIRRKTLMPMGLAEQVHQHLTTGQLEPAKQACREEPSFLASLLLAGLNEVGLGYTVIEKSMEDASVQQASRLYRKIEYLSLISSIAPMLGLLGTVWGMILAFLEFTVQENPLPSELAPGIYRALVTTLLGLGVAVPALASFAIFRNRIDELVAETSLMSEHVFSTWRRAQLKQRQSAARTPSSQGEE